The Chrysemys picta bellii isolate R12L10 chromosome 12, ASM1138683v2, whole genome shotgun sequence genome has a segment encoding these proteins:
- the LOC101951123 gene encoding C-type lectin domain family 2 member D-like isoform X3 produces the protein MDPESQRAAASEIELLGVQHAPQGLQERGETEERFDCSGGAERVEKSKPPVAAPGPPAGPCCPEDWIGYRGKCYYFSETDGNWTYSQSQCSALNASLAAIDSEQEKDFLLRYKGFLDRWIGLQRKPGQPWRWPNGTEFDNRFPIRGGGDCVFLIDENWFGSSRCSTWRRWICSKSDPYTMGKKRAVELKL, from the exons ATGGATCCCGAATCGCAGAGAGCTGCAGCCAGTGAGATAGAGCTGCTCGGAGTCCAGCATGCCCCCCAGGGACTCCAAGAGAGAGGAGAGACGGAGGAGCGCTTTGACTGCAGTGGAGGTGCGGAGAGAG TGGAAAAATCCAAACCACCTGTGGCTGCTCCGGgcccccctgctgggccctgctgcccagaggaCTGGATCGGATACCGAGGGAAATGCTATTATTTCTCAGAGACTGACGGGAACTGGACCTACAGCCAGAGCCAGTGCTCTGCACTCAACGCCTCCCTGGCTGCGATCGACAGTGAGCAGGAAAAG GATTTCCTGCTGCGCTATAAGGGCTTCCTCGACCGTTGGATCGGCCTCCAGAGGAAGCCAGGCCAGCCCTGGAGATGGCCCAACGGCACCGAATTCGACAACCG GTTTCCAATAAGAGGAGGCGGCGACTGTGTTTTTCTGATTGATGAGAACTGGTTCGGCAGCTCGCGGTGCAGCACATGGAGACGCTGGATCTGCAGCAAATCTGATCCCTATACGATGGGGAAGAAACGTGCTGTGGAGTTAAAACTTTGa
- the LOC101951123 gene encoding C-type lectin domain family 2 member D6-like isoform X2, producing MDPESQRAAASEIELLGVQHAPQGLQERGETEERFDCSGGAERGPGSNHTLRKWASRQVLVPAVVLAAVTVFMLITIITIAALAELLRVEKSKPPVAAPGPPAGPCCPEDWIGYRGKCYYFSETDGNWTYSQSQCSALNASLAAIDSEQEKVQQKKSTRGSFAIAREELLYDCRWRISCCAIRASSTVGSASRGSQASPGDGPTAPNSTTGFQ from the exons ATGGATCCCGAATCGCAGAGAGCTGCAGCCAGTGAGATAGAGCTGCTCGGAGTCCAGCATGCCCCCCAGGGACTCCAAGAGAGAGGAGAGACGGAGGAGCGCTTTGACTGCAGTGGAGGTGCGGAGAGAG GCCCTGGGTCTAACCACACGCTCAGGAAATGGGCTTCCCGTCAAGTCCTAGTCCCAGCTGTCGTCCTCGCTGCAGTCACAGTTTTTATGTTGATCACCATCATCACTATCGCTGCTTTAGCAGAACTGTTAAGAG TGGAAAAATCCAAACCACCTGTGGCTGCTCCGGgcccccctgctgggccctgctgcccagaggaCTGGATCGGATACCGAGGGAAATGCTATTATTTCTCAGAGACTGACGGGAACTGGACCTACAGCCAGAGCCAGTGCTCTGCACTCAACGCCTCCCTGGCTGCGATCGACAGTGAGCAGGAAAAG GTACAACAAAAAAAGTCCACTAGGGGATCGTTTGCCATAGCAAGAGAAGAACTGCTCTATGACTGTcgctggcg GATTTCCTGCTGCGCTATAAGGGCTTCCTCGACCGTTGGATCGGCCTCCAGAGGAAGCCAGGCCAGCCCTGGAGATGGCCCAACGGCACCGAATTCGACAACCG GTTTCCAATAA
- the LOC101951123 gene encoding C-type lectin domain family 2 member D-like isoform X1 has translation MDPESQRAAASEIELLGVQHAPQGLQERGETEERFDCSGGAERGPGSNHTLRKWASRQVLVPAVVLAAVTVFMLITIITIAALAELLRVEKSKPPVAAPGPPAGPCCPEDWIGYRGKCYYFSETDGNWTYSQSQCSALNASLAAIDSEQEKDFLLRYKGFLDRWIGLQRKPGQPWRWPNGTEFDNRFPIRGGGDCVFLIDENWFGSSRCSTWRRWICSKSDPYTMGKKRAVELKL, from the exons ATGGATCCCGAATCGCAGAGAGCTGCAGCCAGTGAGATAGAGCTGCTCGGAGTCCAGCATGCCCCCCAGGGACTCCAAGAGAGAGGAGAGACGGAGGAGCGCTTTGACTGCAGTGGAGGTGCGGAGAGAG GCCCTGGGTCTAACCACACGCTCAGGAAATGGGCTTCCCGTCAAGTCCTAGTCCCAGCTGTCGTCCTCGCTGCAGTCACAGTTTTTATGTTGATCACCATCATCACTATCGCTGCTTTAGCAGAACTGTTAAGAG TGGAAAAATCCAAACCACCTGTGGCTGCTCCGGgcccccctgctgggccctgctgcccagaggaCTGGATCGGATACCGAGGGAAATGCTATTATTTCTCAGAGACTGACGGGAACTGGACCTACAGCCAGAGCCAGTGCTCTGCACTCAACGCCTCCCTGGCTGCGATCGACAGTGAGCAGGAAAAG GATTTCCTGCTGCGCTATAAGGGCTTCCTCGACCGTTGGATCGGCCTCCAGAGGAAGCCAGGCCAGCCCTGGAGATGGCCCAACGGCACCGAATTCGACAACCG GTTTCCAATAAGAGGAGGCGGCGACTGTGTTTTTCTGATTGATGAGAACTGGTTCGGCAGCTCGCGGTGCAGCACATGGAGACGCTGGATCTGCAGCAAATCTGATCCCTATACGATGGGGAAGAAACGTGCTGTGGAGTTAAAACTTTGa